One window of the Montipora foliosa isolate CH-2021 chromosome 4, ASM3666993v2, whole genome shotgun sequence genome contains the following:
- the LOC138001402 gene encoding uncharacterized protein, whose product MQRTGKGENVSNLIDWLLNEASLRSRIERETNYQRSNSGIRSDNHANESETNTDEKCPLGCEIRHLLSACPTYQKVDVNRRWEIVKENNRCRKCLRAHHTNICKKPDGTTCNKCTRRHHHSLHNEDTSTRESRQDPENATASNTSQEACNYNIQGKRSVLTICPVQMVKIKDKDGNCIEVLAMLDSGSNTSFISKNVAKKLGIHGYKTHLTMNLAGGQKKSEESELIDLAVSSTLEQSVQKSMQAYAINKPCSSARTVSRTALESYPHLKPISNNLHLSGGTVDLLIGTDFADAFNDVHVISGKSGEPIAKRNCFGWYIIGPFAGPVNQQSTRISSVDVGTVSVLEDTKKLLTQDLMGVRPTELCTCRDSDLQENKFIKSISESTKIVDGRVQVRMPWREDGPPNESNYDAAYKRMISSENSFKKKDCTEIIDSEVQKLVELDFITEIPPSDVNHNQPEWYLPLQVVFTPDRTTQVRLVFDASAKGPNGKSLNDHLEKGPNYVNSLLNVLMAWRYDNVAYTGDVQKMFNQVMIHPEDQVFHRFLWRPNENEMARIYQWKRLNFGDKPAPDITAGAINTLAKACQDRFPEAAEELRKHVYVDDIGGSKENEERSKQMTNEIDSILATGCFQVKEWNSNNQNIDQSDQTVVDFLGHKWNKAKDTFSFKKNEIAISESPITKRNCLGYLAQLWDPIGLVIPTTIEFRIALQELWNTGYSWDDILPDSIHLRWKMNVQVLNQLLKYEFSRKLKPDDAVELPEIHGFCDAGEKAYGSVLFLRWNLSNGTYTCTPILVKAFVSPLKKKSTPRLELMGCLSLARVYKTCKEALEFAGISNCKRMFWIDSQIVLSWLKICPRKFKPFVSVRVAEIQETIDPEEFHFVKSNQNPADALTKGIAPEALEDWLKGPKFLRKPEEEWPAFKESSPNNEERKSSDTKCVQATATETFHEFVQDPVDQTQAVGNPIMEHLMKSCSTFRKARKVMAYVLRFISNARTKVKNRDVILL is encoded by the coding sequence ATGCAACGCACGGGTAAAGGAGAAAACGTGTCAAATCTGATTGATTGGCTGCTGAACGAAGCAAGTCTACGATCGCGCATCGAAAGAGAAACTAATTATCAACGAAGTAATTCAGGCATTCGTTCCGATAATCATGCCAATGAAAGCGAGACAAATACCGATGAGAAATGCCCGCTTGGATGCGAAATAAGACACCTACTTTCAGCATGTCCCACTTACCAAAAGGTAGATGTAAACCGAAGATGGGAAAtcgtaaaagaaaacaatcgtTGCAGGAAATGCCTAAGAGCTCATCACACGAACATTTGCAAAAAACCTGATGGCACTACTTGCAACAAAtgcactcgacgccatcaccaTTCCTTACATAACGAAGACACGTCAACAAGAGAATCCAGGCAAGATCCTGAAAACGCAACAGCGTCAAATACAAGCCAAGAAGCctgtaattacaatattcaagggaaaagaAGCGTTCTCACTATTTGCCCTGTCCAAATGGTTAAGATAAAAGACAAAGACGGAAATTGCATCGAAGTATTAGCTATGCTCGATAGTGGTTCAAACACAAGTTTCATCTCGAAGAATGTTGCAAAGAAACTCGGGATTCATGGTTACAAAACACATCTCACGATGAACCTCGCAGGCGGTCAAAAAAAGTCTGAGGAATCAGAGCTCATCGATCTAGCTGTTTCCTCGACTCTGGAACAAAGCGTTCAGAAATCTATGCAAGCTTATGCCATTAACAAGCCATGCAGTTCAGCAAGAACGGTCTCAAGAACGGCATTAGAAAGTTATCCTCATTTAAAACCAATCTCAAACAATTTGCATTTATCAGGCGGAACAGTAGACTTGTTGATTGGTACAGATTTTGCAGACGCTTTCAATGATGTGCATGTGATCTCAGGGAAAAGTGGAGAGCCGATAGCTAAACGAAATTGCTTCGGGTGGTATATCATCGGACCATTTGCTGGTCCAGTAAATCAGCAGTCGACAAGAATTAGTTCAGTGGATGTTGGAACAGTCAGCGTGCTAGAGGACACGAAGAAACTTCTAACACAAGATTTGATGGGAGTAAGACCAACCGAACTTTGTACATGTAGAGATAGCGATCTCCAGGAGAACAAGTTTATCAAATCGATTTCGGAGTCCACCAAAATCGTCGACGGAAGGGTACAAGTTCGAATGCCTTGGAGAGAAGATGGACCTCCAAATGAATCTAACTACGACGCTGCTTACAAGAGAATGATTTCCTCTGAAAACTCTTTCAAGAAAAAGGATTGCACCGAAATAATCGACTCTGAGGTACAAAAGCTGGTAGAACTAGACTTCATCACGGAAATACCCCCTTCAGACGTGAATCACAATCAGCCAGAATGGTATCTTCCTTTACAAGTGGTGTTCACCCCCGACAGAACAACCCAAGTCAGACTAGTATTTGATGCAAGTGCGAAAGGCCCAAACGGAAAATCCCTCAATGACCACCTGGAAAAAGGACCGAACTACGTTAACAGTTTATTAAACGTGTTAATGGCTTGGCGGTATGATAATGTAGCATATACCGGAGACGTCCAAAAGATGTTCAACCAAGTGATGATCCATCCAGAAGATCAAGTCTTTCACCGTTTCCTATGGAGACCAAACGAAAATGAGATGGCTAGAATTTATCAGTGGAAAAGGTTGAACTTCGGAGATAAACCGGCCCCAGACATCACTGCTGGAGCTATCAACACCTTGGCAAAAGCTTGCCAAGATCGATTCCCAGAAGCTGCTGAAGAACTCCGTAAACATGTCTATGTCGATGACATTGGAGGATctaaagaaaatgaagaaagaagcaAGCAAATGACAAACGAGATAGATTCCATACTTGCCACAGGCTGCTTTCAAGTCAAAGAGTGGAACTCGAACAACCAGAACATTGATCAGTCCGATCAAACTGTCGTGGATTTTCTTGGTCACAAGTGGAACAAAGCAAAGGacacattttctttcaaaaagaaTGAAATTGCTATAAGTGAGAGTCCAATCACAAAGAGGAATTGCCTTGGATATCTTGCACAACTATGGGATCCAATAGGACTCGTAATCCCAACAACCATCGAGTTCAGAATTGCTCTACAAGAACTATGGAACACAGGTTACTCTTGGGACGATATCCTCCCAGACTCAATCCATTTAAGATGGAAGATGAATGTTCAAGTACTTAACCAACTTCTCAAGTACGAATTCAGTAGAAAGCTCAAACCAGACGATGCAGTTGAATTACCAGAAATCCATGGATTTTGCGACGCGGGAGAGAAAGCTTATGGCTCAGTCCTGTTTCTAAGATGGAACCTTTCTAATGGAACTTACACCTGTACACCAATCTTGGTTAAAGCATTTGTGTCCCCATTGAAGAAGAAGTCAACACCTCGTTTAGAACTCATGGGATGCCTCTCACTCGCGAGAGTATATAAGACATGCAAGGAAGCATTAGAGTTTGCTGGAATCAGCAACTGCAAAAGAATGTTCTGGATAGATTCCCAGATCGTGTTGTCATGGCTAAAAATCTGCCCAAGAAAGTTCAAGCCATTCGTCTCAGTTCGAGTAGCTGAAATTCAGGAAACGATTGACCCAGAagaatttcattttgttaagtCAAACCAGAACCCAGCCGATGCCTTAACCAAAGGGATTGCGCCAGAAGCCTTGGAAGACTGGTTAAAAGGTCCCAAATTCTTGAGGAAGCCAGAAGAAGAGTGGCCCGCCTTCAAAGAAAGCTCACCAAACAATGAGGAAAGGAAGTCATCAGATACGAAATGTGTGCAAGCCACAGCAACGGAGACCTTCCACGAATTTGTTCAGGACCCAGTTGATCAGACGCAAGCTGTCGGAAACCCTATCATGGAACATTTGATGAAATCGTGCTCAACGTTCAGAAAAGCCAGGAAAGTCATGGCATATGTTTTGAGGTTTATCAGCAACGCAAGaacaaaagtaaaaaatcgaGACGTAATATTACTGTAA